Proteins found in one Parasteatoda tepidariorum isolate YZ-2023 chromosome 7, CAS_Ptep_4.0, whole genome shotgun sequence genomic segment:
- the LOC107446681 gene encoding uncharacterized protein, producing MGITKKWAAWATLSCLVFSVSEGYFNGGGGGYGGGGKGGGGGGGYGGGGGGGYGGGGGGGHGGGGGGGYGGGSGGGYGGGGGGGKGDTIFIAVPIQSGGGHGGGGGGYGGGGSSGGGYGGGESGGGGYGGGGKGGLGGLGGGYGGGGGGYGGGGKGGFGGLGGGYGGGGGGGKGGFGGLGGGYGGSSGGGYGGGGSGGYGGGGSGGGGYGGGGGGGKGGSGGGVAIVGISLTNLGGGGGHGGGGGGGYGGGSGLGGGYGGGSGGGYGGGKGLGGGSGGGYGGGSGGYGGGGKGGFGGGGGGYGGGGGKGGFGGGGYGGSGGKGGFGGGGGGYGGGGFGGGGYGGGKGGGGGGGY from the exons ATGGGAATTACAAAG aaatggGCCGCATGGGCCACTCTAAGTTGCTTGGTTTTCTCTGTCTCTGAAGGATATTTTAATGGTGGTGGCGGCGGTTATGGCGGTGGAGGAAAAGGTGGAGGCGGGGGAGGAGGATACGGTGGAGGTGGCGGAGGAGGATACGGTGGAGGTGGCGGAGGAGGCCACGGTGGAGGTGGCGGAGGAGGATACGGTGGAGGTAGCGGAGGAGGATACGGTGGTGGTGGAGGAGGTGGAAAAGGTGACACCATCTTCATTGCTGTTCCTATTCAAAGTGGAGGCGGACATGGAGGAGGAGGTGGCGGATACGGCGGTGGAGGATCTAGTGGCGGTGGATATGGCGGTGGAGAATCTGGTGGCGGCGGCTATGGAGGAGGTGGAAAAGGAGGCCTTGGTGGCCTAGGAGGAGGCTATGGCGGTGGAGGAGGAGGTTATGGTGGAGGTGGAAAAGGAGGTTTCGGTGGCTTAGGAGGAGGTTATGGAGGCGGAGGTGGAGGTGGAAAAGGAGGATTCGGAGGTCTAGGAGGAGGTTACGGAGGAAGCAGTGGAGGAGGATACGGTGGAGGTGGATCTGGAGGTTATGGGGGCGGTGGATCCGGTGGAGGCGGATACG gtggTGGAGGCGGAGGTGGAAAAGGAGGCAGTGGTGGAGGAGTAGCAATTGTTGGAATCAGCCTAACTAATCTTGGCGGTGGTGGTGGTCATGGTGGTGGCGGTGGAGGTGGATACGGAGGAGGATCTGGACTCGGAGGTGGATACGGTGGTGGATCTGGAGGCGGCTATGGTGGTGGAAAAGGATTAGGTGGAGGTTCTGGTGGAGGATATGGTGGCGGAAGCGGAGGTTACGGCGGTGGTGGCAAAGGAGGCTTCGGAGGAGGTGGAGGAGGATATGGTGGTGGCGGTGGAAAAGGTGGCTTTGGAGGAGGAGGATATGGTGGCAGCGGTGGAAAAGGTGGTTTTGGAGGAGGAGGCGGTGGTTACGGCGGCGGCGGATTCGGTGGCGGTGGATATGGCGGTGGAAAAGGAGGCGGCGGTGGCGGAGGATACTAA